A window of the Alnus glutinosa chromosome 4, dhAlnGlut1.1, whole genome shotgun sequence genome harbors these coding sequences:
- the LOC133867405 gene encoding transcription factor bHLH96-like, with protein sequence MALEAVIYPQDPFSYGCADFYSLGGGAAWGYDLALQQEEEDKALLGILDHKKTQQGLHADWDSSSPSIMQNFKESDHNSSPEACADDQSFTGEIHPPSATPTTGRRKRRRTKSSRNKEDVENQRMTHIAVERNRRKQMNEYLAVLRSLMPPSYVQRGDQASIIGGAINFVKELEQLLQFMEAADKRTKQEPDSCGSSSPLAQFFIFPQYSTRATANESMADSQLAAADIEVTMVESHANLKILSRKQPGQLLKMVTGFQSLRLTILHLNLTTVDQMVLYSVSVKVEEGSQLNTVDEIAAAVNQMLRRMQEEAAFT encoded by the exons ATGGCGTTAGAAGCAGTGATTTACCCACAAGATCCATTCAGTTATGGCTGTGCTGACTTTTACTCCTTGGGAGGAGGAGCTGCTTGGGGCTATGACCTTGCTTTgcagcaagaagaagaagataaagctcTTCTTGGGATTCTTGACCACAAAAAAACACAGCAAGGCCTCCATGCAGACTGGGATTCCTCATCTCCTTCGATTATGCAGAATTTTAAGGAGAGCGATCACAATTCTTCCCCTGAGGCCTGCGCCGATGATCAATCTTTTACCGGAGAAATTCACCCGCCCTCGGCAACGCCAACAACAGGTCGGCGCAAGCGACGGCGCACGAAGAGCAGCCGGAACAAGGAGGACGTCGAGAACCAGAGGATGACCCACATTGCCGTTGAGCGCAATCGCCGCAAACAGATGAATGAGTATCTTGCTGTGCTCCGCTCCTTGATGCCACCTTCTTATGTTCAAAGG GGTGACCAAGCGTCCATAATAGGAGGCGCAATTAATTTCGTGAAGGAGCTAGAGCAGCTGCTACAGTTCATGGAGGCCGCCGACAAGAGGACAAAGCAAGAACCAGACTCTTGCGGCTCTTCTTCGCCCTTGGCCCAGTTCTTCATCTTCCCACAATACTCAACGCGTGCCACAGCAAACGAATCCATGGCGGACAGTCAGTTGGCCGCGGCGGACATAGAAGTTACGATGGTGGAGAGCCACGCCAACCTCAAGATACTCTCAAGGAAACAGCCCGGGCAGCTCTTGAAGATGGTGACCGGGTTTCAATCCCTGAGGCTCACGATTCTCCACCTGAATCTTACCACAGTTGATCAAATGGTCCTCTATTCGGTTAGCGTGAAG GTTGAAGAAGGGAGCCAGTTGAACACGGTAGATGAAATAGCTGCGGCTGTTAATCAAATGCTACGAAGAATGCAAGAGGAAGCTGCTTTCACCTGA